In Canis lupus dingo isolate Sandy chromosome 32, ASM325472v2, whole genome shotgun sequence, the following are encoded in one genomic region:
- the GPRIN3 gene encoding G protein-regulated inducer of neurite outgrowth 3 — protein MGTVPDPLRSAKTSLITASGKEEDLEVQPASPRAPPALLCKNTNGLSGPPEEPVLSPRAAAEALMQACEHETTQPDMSSPGIFNEVEKVSSACNSPGHTQLPGSCEPTAPAPCSTAGKDLDEALTMPASQHAYQAIPGAQLKASPSSGPEDTLLKTLRTSSEGEQAETSSCPAGSTRGNSEAQVPCDSPSPETIQETVQTANMAARAFIHTSSPVGGPEGERPGAMCDPRTRSCEPPAREDGCSGNKQPPATTSDSQSVTPVTTQLSHLTSQGSTFPLDLGKVPLPAQHQVLRFKEASTMTNQAAGEVREVPSRAQQDAEVQAVASVESRSVSTSPSILTAFLKEMPVPERLEPQEQLRVVCHGGGSGSRTVEVSDDLLGPQEPGQCPGITPEAHGQAPTAVSTAFQGEGNSVRLPGEVLTVSPTAAAAGDAQSTCKEAGRSAGMTPSREAPTSTRLSSVKSGSPKASASDQISVSAGSHTATGHRLGGSESEPAELAVNSADGHRTDAHRQLRASGGPARAESWGAAGDGQRASPQAGKRPARRGTESLDGGARADAETLLLTPKSREGGGPAPAAGATPSPVRRSQEAASEESRAPKAAASLSLPCDAAVGDSSPGSGKRTPSRLAKASPRRASRVSEFLREQKLNVTAAAAQVGLTPGEKKKQLGPDSKLQLKQSKRVRDVVWDEQGMTWEVYGASLDPESLGIAIQNHLQRQIREHEKLIKAQSSQARRSISSDTSSNKKLKGRQHSVLQSVLQTFRRPNCCVRPAPSSVLD, from the coding sequence ATGGGGACTGTACCTGACCCTTTGAGATCGGCTAAAACTTCCTTGATCACAGCTTCTGGAAAAGAGGAGGATCTAGAAGTGCAGCCTGCCTCACCTCGGGCTCCACCAGCCCTCCTGTGTAAGAACACCAatggcctctctgggcctcctgaAGAGCCAGTCCTCAGCCCCAGGGCAGCTGCTGAGGCCCTGATGCAGGCCTGTGAGCATGAGACCACCCAGCCGGACATGTCTTCTCCTGGTATCTTCAATGAGGTGGAAAAAGTGTCTTCCGCGTGCAACTCTCCTGGCCATACCCAGCTGCCAGGAAGCTGCGAGCCCACAGCGCCAGCCCCGTGTTCTACAGCAGGAAAGGATCTAGATGAAGCATTGACCATGCCAGCCAGTCAGCATGCCTACCAGGCCATCCCAGGTGCCCAGCTCAAGGCCAGCCCCTCATCAGGACCTGAAGATACACTGCTGAAAACACTGAGAACTTCCTCAGAAGGAGAGCAAGCTGAAACGTCAAGCTGTCCGGCGGGCAGCACCCGGGGCAACAGCGAAGCTCAAGTGCCCTGTGATTCTCCTTCTCCAGAAACAATCCAGGAAACGGTACAAACTGCAAATATGGCAGCCAGGGCGTTCATTCACACCTCCTCTCCCGTAGGCGGACCTGAAGGGGAAAGGCCAGGAGCTATGTGTGACCCCCGGACAAGGTCCTGTGAACCTCCAGCAAGAGAAGATGGATGCTCTGGGAACAAACAGCCCCCTGCCACCACCTCGGACAGCCAGAGTGTGACTCCCGTGACAACTCAACTATCCCACCTCACTAGTCAAGGCTCCACATTTCCTCTGGACCTGGGAAAGGTGCCGCTGCCAGCGCAGCACCAGGTGTTACGGTTCAAAGAAGCGAGTACAATGACCAACCAAGCTGCAGGTGAGGTCAGGGAAGTTCCCAGCAGGGCTCAGCAAGACGCCGAGGTGCAGGCGGTGGCAAGTGTCGAGAGCAGGTCCGTGTCCACCAGCCCCAGCATCCTCACAGCATTCTTAAAGGAAATGCCCGTTCCTGAGCGTTTGGAACCACAGGAGCAGCTTCGTGTCGTCTGCCATGGGGGTGGCAGTGGGAGCCGCACCGTGGAGGTGTCTGACGacctcctgggcccccaggagccAGGTCAGTGTCCAGGCATCACACCGGAGGCGCACGGCCAGGCGCCTACTGCCGTTTCCACGGCTTTCCAAGGAGAAGGTAACTCGGTGAGGCTACCGGGGGAGGTCCTTACCGTGTCACCGACCGCGGCGGCAGCGGGCGATGCTCAGAGTACGTGTAAGGAAGCGGGGAGGTCAGCAGGAATGACCCCAAGCAGGGAGGCGCCCACCTCCACACGGCTCTCGAGTGTGAAGTCTGGCTCCCCAAAAGCCAGCGCCAGCGACCAGATTTCTGTCAGCGCAGGAAGTCACACGGCGACAGGCCACCGACTGGGGGGCTCTGAATCCGAGCCGGCCGAGCTGGCGGTGAACAGCGCGGATGGCCACAGAACAGACGCACACCGCCAGCTCCGGGCGTCCGGCGGCCCTGCCAGGGCCGAGAGCTGGGGCGCCGCGGGGGACGGGCAGCGCGCCTCTCCTCAGGCAGGAAAGCGGCCGGCGCGTCGGGGCACCGAGAGCCTGgacggcggggcccgggcggacGCCGAGACGCTGCTGCTCACCCCGAAGTCTCGGGAAGGTGgaggccccgcgcccgccgccggtGCTACGCCGTCCCCCGTGAGGCGCAGCCAGGAGGCGGCGTCGGAAGAAAGCCGAGCGCCCAAGGCGGCCGCCAGCCTGAGCCTGCCGTGTGACGCCGCCGTGGGCGACTCCAGTCCGGGTTCCGGCAAGAGGACCCCTTCTCGCTTGGCCAAAGCCAGCCCGCGCCGCGCCAGCCGCGTCAGCGAGTTCCTCAGGGAGCAAAAGCTCAACGTGACGGCGGCCGCCGCGCAGGTGGGGCTCACCCCgggagagaagaagaagcagctcGGCCCCGACTCCAAGCTGCAGCTGAAGCAGTCCAAGCGCGTCAGGGACGTGGTGTGGGATGAGCAGGGCATGACCTGGGAAGTGTACGGGGCCTCCCTGGACCCGGAGTCCCTGGGAATCGCCATCCAGAACCACCTGCAGAGACAGATCAGGGAACACGAGAAATTAATCAAGGCGCAAAGCAGCCAGGCCCGGAGATCCATTTCCTCAGATACTTCCTCAAATAAGAAGCTCAAAGGCAGGCAGCACAGCGTGTTGCAGTCGGTGCTGCAGACCTTCCGCCGCCCCAACTGCTGCGTCCGCCCGGCCCCCTCCTCCGTGCTGGACTGA